Proteins from a genomic interval of Lysobacter stagni:
- a CDS encoding DUF2249 domain-containing protein — MNLYPFDARGIGKRFRHAAIFGALDALTPGETMRFFNDHDPVPLLRQIEQRYGANVAVDYRQREHGVVIIDFTVQDLAAGQLAAG; from the coding sequence ATGAATCTGTATCCCTTCGACGCGCGCGGCATCGGCAAGCGTTTCCGCCATGCCGCGATCTTCGGCGCACTCGATGCCCTCACCCCGGGCGAGACCATGCGCTTCTTCAACGACCACGACCCCGTGCCGCTGCTGCGGCAGATCGAACAGCGCTACGGCGCGAACGTCGCCGTCGACTACCGCCAGCGCGAGCACGGCGTGGTGATCATCGACTTCACCGTGCAGGATTTGGCCGCCGGCCAGCTCGCGGCGGGTTGA
- a CDS encoding cobyric acid synthase gives MTARVLMVQGCTSDAGKSTLVAALCRWLHRQGVPVAPFKPQNMALNSAVTVDGGEIGRAQAVQAQACGLEPHSDFNPVLLKPNSDTGAQVIVHGRAVANFDAVAYHDYKRVARDAVLASHARLAARYDVLVVEGAGSPAEINLRANDIANMGYAEAVDCPVILVADIDRGGVFAHLVGTLALLSASERARVAGFVINRFRGDIALLQPGLDWLQRETGKPVLGVLPYLHGLHLEAEDALPAARIAVPGARLRVVVPAIPRISNHTDLDALRAHPTVEVILVGPGETPPACDLILLPGSKSTRADMAWLRANGWVEALARHLRYGGKVLGICGGFQMLGRAVHDPLGIEGNAGSSDGFGWLEMETTLATQKQLREVRGRLALDDAPVRGYEIHCGVSEGPALARPSGRLDDGRLDGAMSPDGQVLGTYLHGLFDEPAAQAALLAWAGLRDATPIDVRALREASIERLADAVQSHLDTDALHRLLGLEAGCAA, from the coding sequence GTGACCGCGCGCGTGCTGATGGTGCAGGGCTGCACGTCCGATGCCGGCAAGAGCACGCTGGTGGCGGCGCTGTGCCGTTGGCTGCACCGGCAGGGCGTGCCGGTCGCGCCGTTCAAGCCGCAGAACATGGCGCTGAACTCCGCCGTGACGGTGGACGGCGGGGAAATAGGACGCGCGCAGGCGGTGCAGGCGCAAGCGTGCGGACTGGAGCCGCACAGCGACTTCAACCCGGTGCTGCTGAAACCCAACAGCGACACCGGAGCGCAGGTGATCGTCCATGGCCGCGCCGTGGCCAACTTCGACGCGGTCGCTTACCACGACTACAAGCGTGTCGCGCGCGATGCCGTGCTCGCTTCGCATGCGCGGCTGGCCGCGCGGTACGACGTGCTGGTGGTGGAAGGGGCGGGGAGTCCGGCCGAGATCAACCTGCGCGCGAACGACATCGCCAACATGGGCTACGCCGAAGCGGTGGACTGCCCGGTGATCCTCGTCGCGGACATCGACCGCGGCGGTGTGTTCGCACACCTCGTCGGGACGCTCGCGCTGCTGTCCGCCAGTGAGCGCGCACGTGTGGCCGGATTCGTCATCAATCGCTTCCGAGGTGACATCGCCTTGCTGCAACCCGGCCTGGACTGGTTGCAGCGTGAGACCGGAAAGCCGGTGCTCGGCGTCCTGCCGTACCTGCATGGATTGCACCTGGAGGCCGAGGACGCATTGCCCGCCGCGCGGATTGCCGTGCCTGGCGCCCGTTTGCGCGTGGTCGTGCCGGCGATCCCGCGCATCAGCAACCACACCGATCTGGATGCGCTGCGCGCGCACCCGACGGTGGAGGTGATTCTCGTCGGTCCCGGTGAAACGCCGCCGGCCTGCGATCTGATCCTCCTGCCGGGCAGCAAGTCCACGCGTGCCGACATGGCCTGGCTGCGCGCGAACGGCTGGGTCGAGGCGCTCGCGCGGCATCTGCGCTACGGCGGCAAGGTGTTGGGCATCTGTGGCGGGTTCCAGATGCTGGGACGTGCGGTTCACGACCCACTGGGCATCGAGGGAAACGCCGGGTCGAGCGACGGCTTCGGCTGGCTCGAGATGGAGACCACGCTGGCAACGCAGAAACAGTTGCGCGAAGTGCGCGGTCGGTTGGCGCTGGACGACGCACCTGTGCGCGGTTACGAAATCCATTGCGGTGTCAGCGAAGGGCCCGCGCTCGCGCGGCCGTCCGGTCGCCTGGACGACGGGCGGCTCGACGGCGCGATGTCGCCCGACGGGCAAGTGCTGGGAACGTACCTGCACGGGCTGTTCGACGAGCCCGCCGCGCAAGCTGCACTGCTGGCCTGGGCCGGCCTGCGAGACGCTACACCCATCGATGTGCGCGCATTGCGTGAAGCGTCCATCGAACGCCTCGCCGACGCCGTGCAATCGCATCTGGATACCGATGCGCTGCATCGCTTGCTGGGTCTGGAGGCCGGATGCGCAGCCTGA
- the cobU gene encoding bifunctional adenosylcobinamide kinase/adenosylcobinamide-phosphate guanylyltransferase has protein sequence MRSLILGGARSGKSALAERLAQASGREVVYIATAQAGDGEMTARIAHHRARRPAQWACIEAPLALAETLKQNAREDRCLLVDCLTLWLSNLLAHEDARRFEQEREALVAALASLPGEILLVSNEVGLGIVPMGDLTRRFVDEAGRLHQTLARDCERVLFVAAGLPLVLKGTLA, from the coding sequence ATGCGCAGCCTGATCCTCGGCGGTGCGCGGTCGGGCAAGAGTGCGCTCGCCGAGCGTCTCGCGCAGGCCTCCGGGCGGGAGGTCGTCTACATCGCCACCGCGCAGGCCGGTGATGGCGAGATGACCGCACGCATCGCGCATCACCGTGCGCGCCGGCCTGCGCAATGGGCCTGCATCGAAGCGCCACTCGCGCTGGCGGAGACGCTGAAGCAGAACGCGCGCGAGGATCGGTGCCTGCTCGTGGACTGCCTCACGTTGTGGCTGAGCAATCTGCTCGCACACGAAGACGCTCGCCGGTTCGAGCAGGAGCGGGAAGCCCTGGTGGCCGCGCTCGCATCGCTGCCGGGCGAGATCCTGCTGGTCAGCAACGAGGTCGGACTGGGCATCGTGCCCATGGGCGATCTGACGCGCCGCTTCGTCGACGAGGCAGGGCGCCTGCACCAGACGCTCGCGCGGGACTGCGAGCGCGTGTTGTTCGTCGCGGCGGGTTTGCCGCTGGTACTCAAGGGAACGCTTGCATGA
- a CDS encoding histidine phosphatase family protein, producing the protein MNNRVRIDLMRHGDTGERSYRGQLDDPLSELGWAQLRGAVERRTWDLIVTSSLQRCARFAQELAEARGLPLRVDGRLVEYHFGRWQGVPIETIAQDDGDALGRFWADPVAHPPPGGETFADFRTRLSSALDALVAEARNRRVLVVTHGGAIRLLRCISETRGFGDMAGIDVPHASLHALSWPAPA; encoded by the coding sequence ATGAACAACCGCGTCCGCATCGACCTGATGCGTCACGGCGATACCGGTGAGCGCAGCTACCGCGGCCAGCTCGACGATCCTCTGTCGGAACTGGGCTGGGCGCAGTTGCGCGGTGCGGTGGAAAGGCGGACGTGGGATCTCATCGTCACCTCGTCGCTGCAGCGCTGTGCGCGATTCGCGCAGGAGCTGGCGGAGGCGAGGGGCCTGCCATTGCGCGTGGACGGTCGTCTGGTGGAGTACCACTTCGGTCGCTGGCAGGGCGTCCCCATCGAAACGATCGCGCAGGACGACGGCGACGCACTGGGCCGTTTCTGGGCGGATCCGGTCGCGCATCCACCGCCGGGAGGCGAGACGTTCGCGGATTTCCGAACGCGCTTGTCGTCCGCACTGGATGCCCTCGTCGCGGAGGCGCGCAACCGTCGCGTGCTCGTAGTGACCCACGGCGGTGCCATCCGTCTACTGCGCTGTATTTCCGAGACGCGGGGTTTCGGTGACATGGCCGGCATCGATGTCCCCCACGCATCGCTGCATGCACTGTCCTGGCCGGCACCTGCATGA
- a CDS encoding methyl-accepting chemotaxis protein, giving the protein MNGSASLSAFFADLSVRRKLIVLTVLVAIGIVALSIVAARIQYLDLYETRKAALKTQVDLTAGVLDQYRAQERSGVLDTAAAQAAALKAIAAMRANDGADYFYVHDMEPVVLMHPLQKELVGRAVGDARSLDGVAVYRESAEAARRGGGFVTFSSQRPGKQRPVPRVVYARGYPDWGWVVASGMFMDDVQKQALAFTWTMTASGGALVALVALLGWWIGTRIVVPLGQATAVAEAIAEGALENRIGPQAHDEPGRLLTSMARMQTRLQAVLEAQGEMAARHEQGQLGFRMDDAAFPGAFGRMVAETNALVAQHIQDQMRLVETMQHYAVGDLSVDMVRLPGEKAMLTQAMDTTKANLQAINHEIKRLASAAALGDFTRRGDATRFQHDFRTMVEGLNAMMTVSDANLAALSRLLQAVADGDLTARLDGHFDGVFARMRDDANATVDRLTQIVSGIQHASTAIDGAAGRIASGNADLSSRTEQQAASLQETAASLEELTSTVRHNAGSAGRAAELAIRAAAVAKQGGEVVDGVVGTMRDIEASSLRIGDITSVIDAIAFQTNILALNAAVEAARAGEQGRGFAVVAAEVRALAQRSATAAKEIKGIVDASMQAVTEGSTLVDRAGSTMGEIVTSVRSVSELIAEISAASREQSSGIEQVSLAVTRMDENTQQNTALVEEATGAALALEQQARTLVDSVLMFRIDRVREAARAA; this is encoded by the coding sequence ATGAACGGTTCCGCCTCGCTGTCTGCCTTCTTCGCCGATCTCTCCGTCCGCCGCAAACTGATCGTCCTGACGGTTCTGGTGGCCATCGGCATCGTCGCCCTTTCGATCGTCGCCGCGCGCATCCAGTACCTGGACCTGTACGAAACGCGCAAGGCCGCGTTGAAAACGCAGGTTGATCTCACCGCCGGCGTGCTCGATCAATACCGCGCGCAGGAGCGTTCTGGCGTACTGGATACCGCCGCAGCGCAGGCGGCCGCGCTCAAGGCCATCGCCGCGATGCGCGCCAACGACGGCGCCGACTACTTCTACGTGCACGACATGGAGCCGGTGGTGCTGATGCACCCGCTGCAGAAGGAACTGGTCGGGCGCGCCGTCGGCGACGCGCGCAGCCTGGACGGTGTGGCGGTGTATCGCGAGAGCGCGGAAGCCGCGCGCCGTGGCGGCGGCTTCGTCACCTTCTCCTCGCAACGGCCGGGCAAGCAGCGCCCCGTGCCGCGCGTGGTGTACGCGCGTGGCTATCCGGACTGGGGCTGGGTGGTGGCCTCGGGCATGTTCATGGACGACGTGCAGAAGCAGGCGTTGGCGTTCACCTGGACCATGACCGCCAGCGGCGGCGCGCTGGTGGCACTGGTGGCGTTGCTGGGCTGGTGGATCGGCACGCGCATCGTGGTGCCCCTGGGGCAGGCGACCGCCGTGGCCGAAGCCATCGCCGAGGGCGCGCTGGAGAATCGCATCGGCCCGCAGGCGCACGACGAGCCCGGGCGCCTTCTGACCAGCATGGCGCGCATGCAGACACGTTTGCAGGCGGTGCTGGAAGCGCAGGGTGAGATGGCCGCGCGTCACGAGCAGGGGCAGTTGGGTTTCCGAATGGACGATGCGGCATTCCCCGGTGCGTTCGGGCGCATGGTGGCCGAGACCAATGCCCTGGTCGCGCAACACATCCAGGACCAGATGCGCCTGGTCGAGACGATGCAGCACTACGCCGTGGGCGACCTGTCGGTGGACATGGTGCGCCTGCCCGGCGAGAAGGCCATGCTCACGCAGGCCATGGACACCACCAAGGCCAACCTGCAGGCCATCAACCACGAGATCAAGCGGCTTGCGAGCGCCGCGGCGCTGGGCGATTTCACGCGGCGCGGCGATGCCACGCGCTTCCAGCACGACTTCCGCACGATGGTCGAAGGCCTCAACGCCATGATGACCGTCAGCGACGCCAACCTTGCCGCGCTGTCGCGGTTGCTGCAGGCGGTGGCCGACGGCGACCTTACCGCGCGCCTGGACGGTCACTTCGACGGCGTGTTCGCGCGCATGCGCGATGACGCCAACGCGACGGTGGATCGCCTGACCCAGATCGTGTCCGGCATCCAGCACGCGTCCACCGCCATCGATGGCGCGGCCGGCCGCATCGCTTCCGGCAACGCCGACCTGTCCAGCCGCACCGAACAGCAGGCCGCCAGCCTGCAGGAAACCGCTGCATCGCTGGAAGAACTGACGTCCACCGTGCGCCACAACGCGGGCTCCGCCGGTCGTGCCGCCGAGCTGGCGATCCGCGCCGCGGCGGTGGCGAAGCAGGGCGGTGAGGTGGTGGACGGCGTGGTGGGCACGATGCGCGACATCGAAGCTTCGTCGCTGCGCATCGGCGACATCACCAGCGTCATCGATGCAATCGCCTTCCAGACCAACATCCTGGCGCTCAATGCCGCCGTCGAAGCGGCGCGTGCAGGCGAACAGGGGCGTGGGTTCGCGGTGGTCGCGGCCGAAGTGCGTGCGCTGGCGCAGCGCTCGGCGACTGCGGCCAAGGAGATCAAGGGCATCGTCGATGCATCGATGCAGGCGGTGACGGAGGGCTCGACGCTGGTGGATCGCGCCGGCTCGACGATGGGCGAGATCGTCACCTCGGTACGCAGCGTGAGCGAGTTGATCGCGGAGATCTCCGCCGCCTCGCGCGAGCAGTCCTCGGGCATCGAGCAGGTCAGCCTGGCCGTGACCCGCATGGACGAGAACACGCAGCAGAACACGGCGCTGGTGGAAGAAGCGACCGGTGCGGCACTGGCCCTGGAGCAACAAGCCCGGACGCTGGTGGACTCGGTGCTGATGTTCCGCATCGACCGCGTGCGCGAGGCGGCCCGGGCGGCGTGA
- a CDS encoding adenosylcobinamide-GDP ribazoletransferase yields the protein MIDGFLVALGFLTRIPVPSRVFADPAGRARSLAWYPMVGALIGMLLFAMAWLLPQGRPLLSAAVLLCAWVFLTGALHLDGLADSADAWVGGMGDRARTLEIMKDPRSGPAGVTVVVLVLLLKFAAMASLSQWSLLWLAPLVARMSLTMAFLCTPYVRSGGMGSGLADAPRAACAAMLCAGAACCVLTGWFGVIALACSGIVFVLWRRACMRRLGGITGDTAGALTEINEAVVLIAISLMS from the coding sequence ATGATCGACGGGTTCCTGGTCGCGCTCGGATTCCTCACGCGCATTCCGGTGCCGTCGCGCGTGTTCGCCGATCCGGCGGGTCGCGCCCGCTCGCTGGCGTGGTATCCGATGGTGGGTGCGCTGATCGGCATGCTGCTGTTCGCGATGGCGTGGTTGTTGCCTCAGGGGCGCCCGTTGTTGTCCGCCGCTGTGTTGTTGTGCGCCTGGGTGTTCCTCACCGGGGCGCTGCATCTGGACGGATTGGCAGACAGTGCCGATGCATGGGTGGGCGGAATGGGCGATCGCGCACGCACGCTCGAGATCATGAAGGATCCCCGCAGCGGTCCCGCCGGTGTGACCGTCGTGGTGCTGGTGTTGTTGCTGAAGTTCGCGGCGATGGCGAGTCTTTCGCAGTGGTCGTTGCTGTGGCTCGCTCCGCTGGTCGCGCGGATGTCGCTGACGATGGCGTTCCTGTGCACGCCCTACGTGCGCAGCGGCGGCATGGGTTCGGGGCTGGCCGACGCGCCGCGTGCGGCGTGCGCCGCGATGCTGTGCGCGGGCGCGGCCTGCTGTGTGCTCACGGGTTGGTTCGGTGTGATCGCGCTGGCATGCAGCGGAATCGTGTTCGTGCTGTGGCGACGTGCGTGCATGCGGCGCCTTGGCGGTATCACGGGAGACACGGCGGGTGCTTTGACTGAGATCAATGAAGCGGTCGTTCTGATCGCGATTTCGTTGATGTCATGA
- the cbiB gene encoding adenosylcobinamide-phosphate synthase CbiB — protein MTALAMLAAALLDAVLGEPRRAHPLVGFGRLAHAIETRLYRDGRMAGTFAWCLGVLPAVALTALASHWLTALSATAGWAWSAVVLYSAIGHRSLGEHARRAETALRDGALDTARLAVGRMVSRDVDALDASQVAAATTESVLENGNDAVFGALFWFAILGAPGAVLYRLSNTLDAMWGYRTPRLARFGWAAARIDDALNFIPARLTAATYAVLGDTASALRCWRVQARQWDSPNAGPVMAAGAGALRVRLGGPAPYHGTWETRPVLGEGAAADADSIAAALRMVRNGVRVWIVVAIAASYAWRLFHA, from the coding sequence ATGACGGCGCTGGCGATGCTCGCCGCCGCTCTGCTGGATGCCGTGCTGGGCGAACCGCGCCGCGCACATCCGCTGGTTGGTTTCGGACGCTTGGCCCACGCCATCGAAACGCGGCTGTACCGCGACGGGCGCATGGCCGGAACCTTCGCGTGGTGCCTCGGGGTGTTACCGGCCGTCGCATTGACCGCGCTTGCGTCGCACTGGCTCACTGCGTTGTCCGCGACCGCAGGATGGGCGTGGTCGGCCGTGGTGTTGTACTCGGCCATCGGGCATCGAAGCCTGGGCGAACACGCGCGTCGCGCGGAGACCGCGCTGCGCGATGGAGCGCTGGACACCGCGCGCCTGGCGGTCGGGCGCATGGTGAGTCGCGATGTCGACGCACTGGACGCCTCGCAGGTGGCGGCTGCCACCACCGAATCGGTGTTGGAGAACGGCAACGATGCCGTGTTCGGCGCGCTGTTCTGGTTCGCGATCCTGGGCGCTCCCGGTGCGGTGCTGTATCGCTTGTCGAACACGCTGGATGCGATGTGGGGCTACCGCACGCCGCGCCTCGCACGCTTCGGCTGGGCCGCCGCGCGTATCGACGATGCACTCAACTTCATCCCCGCGCGACTCACCGCGGCGACATACGCCGTCCTCGGCGACACCGCGAGCGCTCTACGTTGCTGGCGAGTGCAGGCTCGCCAATGGGACAGTCCGAATGCCGGACCGGTGATGGCTGCCGGCGCGGGGGCGCTGCGGGTTCGCCTGGGTGGACCCGCGCCGTACCACGGAACCTGGGAGACGCGTCCCGTGCTGGGCGAGGGCGCCGCCGCCGACGCCGATTCCATTGCCGCGGCATTGCGGATGGTGCGCAACGGTGTGCGGGTCTGGATCGTCGTCGCGATCGCGGCGTCGTATGCGTGGAGGCTCTTTCATGCTTGA
- a CDS encoding alginate export family protein yields the protein MSHPFAARAVLVATPLAIATLAFATPAVAKDEGTDARLIFDARYRYEHVDPDNALRTADANTLRTRIGFQTATWSGWSGLAEVDNVTHLGPEHFNSTRNGRTAYATVADPDGTEFNQALVKYSAAKGGVTLGRQRINLDNQRFVGGVGWRQNEQTYDAALFQFRPTQKVALSYAYIDNINSVFGPDNDNANRTNPANYEGQSHLLNAQAKLFPALTLTAYQYYLDLENVAVTATAPLGTLSSVTTGLRANGTHGAWSYAVELAQQRDWADNPWSLDSHYALAELGYAVQKVQFKAGFEKLGAGDGTGNRAFQTPLGTKHAFQGWADLFLTTPVDGIQDRYVGVTSPLWGGTAQAWYHDFIADRGSADYGRELDLSYAHAIPGVKGLSGLVKLATYRSDAPALTVDTDKAWVQLQYTY from the coding sequence ATGTCGCACCCTTTCGCCGCACGCGCGGTCCTGGTCGCCACGCCGCTCGCCATCGCCACCCTCGCCTTCGCCACGCCTGCCGTAGCGAAGGATGAAGGAACCGATGCGCGCCTGATCTTCGATGCGCGCTATCGCTACGAGCACGTCGACCCCGACAACGCCCTGCGCACCGCCGACGCCAACACACTGCGCACGCGCATCGGCTTCCAGACGGCCACCTGGTCCGGCTGGTCCGGCCTGGCCGAGGTCGACAACGTCACCCATCTGGGTCCGGAGCATTTCAACAGCACGCGCAACGGCCGTACCGCTTACGCCACCGTCGCCGATCCCGACGGTACCGAGTTCAACCAGGCGCTGGTGAAGTACAGCGCCGCCAAGGGTGGCGTGACGCTCGGCCGTCAGCGCATCAACCTGGACAACCAGCGCTTCGTTGGCGGCGTGGGCTGGCGCCAGAACGAGCAGACCTACGATGCCGCGCTGTTCCAGTTCCGCCCGACGCAGAAGGTCGCGCTGTCCTACGCGTACATCGACAACATCAACAGTGTCTTCGGCCCGGACAACGACAACGCCAACCGCACCAATCCCGCCAACTACGAGGGCCAGAGCCACCTGCTCAACGCCCAGGCGAAGCTGTTCCCGGCGCTGACGCTCACCGCCTACCAGTACTACCTCGACCTGGAGAACGTCGCCGTCACCGCCACCGCACCGTTGGGCACGCTGTCCAGCGTCACCACCGGCCTGCGCGCCAACGGCACGCACGGCGCCTGGAGCTACGCAGTGGAACTGGCGCAGCAGCGCGACTGGGCCGACAACCCGTGGAGCCTGGACAGCCATTACGCGCTGGCCGAGCTGGGCTACGCGGTGCAGAAGGTCCAGTTCAAGGCCGGCTTCGAAAAGCTCGGCGCCGGCGACGGCACGGGCAACCGCGCGTTCCAGACGCCGCTGGGTACCAAGCACGCCTTCCAGGGCTGGGCGGACCTGTTCCTCACCACGCCGGTCGATGGCATCCAGGACCGCTACGTCGGCGTCACCTCGCCACTGTGGGGCGGCACGGCGCAGGCGTGGTACCACGACTTCATCGCCGACCGCGGTAGCGCCGACTACGGCCGCGAACTCGACCTGTCCTACGCGCACGCCATCCCCGGGGTGAAGGGTCTGTCCGGTCTGGTCAAGCTGGCGACCTACCGGAGCGATGCGCCGGCGCTGACGGTCGACACGGACAAGGCCTGGGTGCAGCTCCAGTACACCTACTGA
- the cobT gene encoding nicotinate-nucleotide--dimethylbenzimidazole phosphoribosyltransferase, translated as MNSPWWSQPCAALDREAADAAWLRQSKLTKPPGSLGVLEDVAAQLAAWQGVERPRIERVWISVFAADHGVAAEGVSAFPQAVTGEMVRNFVGGGAAISVLARTLGARLDVVHLGTVNDPGAIPGVLRAVIAPSTANFCDAAAMTDEQLRAAMQAGAGRVHQALDEGADLFIGGEMGIANTTSAAALACALLGEMPERIAGAGTGLDDAGIARKVAVIERGLRRHADADTALEQLRRLGGFEIAALTGACIAAAQARMPVLVDGFITTAAALTAVRLNPGVRDWLLFAHRSHERGHARLLEALEARPLLDLGLRLGEGSGAAAAVPLLRLACALHAGMATFEQAGVSIADSQ; from the coding sequence ATGAATTCACCGTGGTGGTCGCAACCGTGTGCGGCCCTGGATCGCGAAGCCGCCGACGCCGCATGGCTGCGCCAGTCGAAGCTGACGAAGCCGCCGGGCTCGCTCGGCGTGCTGGAGGACGTTGCCGCGCAACTGGCGGCATGGCAGGGCGTGGAGCGGCCGCGGATCGAGCGCGTTTGGATCAGCGTGTTCGCCGCCGACCACGGCGTCGCAGCAGAGGGCGTCTCCGCGTTTCCGCAGGCCGTGACGGGCGAGATGGTGCGCAACTTCGTCGGCGGTGGCGCTGCGATCAGCGTGCTGGCCCGGACGCTGGGCGCGCGTCTTGACGTGGTGCACCTGGGCACGGTGAACGATCCCGGCGCGATTCCGGGCGTGCTGCGTGCGGTGATCGCGCCATCCACCGCCAACTTCTGCGACGCCGCGGCGATGACGGACGAGCAACTCCGTGCCGCGATGCAGGCCGGCGCGGGTCGCGTGCACCAGGCGCTGGACGAAGGTGCGGATTTGTTCATCGGTGGCGAGATGGGCATTGCGAACACCACGTCGGCGGCGGCGCTGGCGTGTGCGTTGCTCGGCGAAATGCCGGAGCGGATCGCCGGAGCGGGCACCGGACTCGACGACGCGGGCATCGCTCGCAAGGTAGCGGTCATCGAACGCGGCCTGCGTCGCCATGCCGATGCCGACACCGCGTTGGAGCAGTTGCGTCGCCTGGGCGGATTCGAGATCGCCGCGCTAACCGGCGCCTGCATCGCCGCCGCGCAGGCGCGCATGCCGGTGCTCGTGGACGGATTCATCACCACCGCCGCCGCGCTGACCGCTGTGCGCCTGAACCCGGGCGTGCGCGATTGGCTGCTGTTCGCGCATCGCTCGCACGAGCGCGGCCATGCACGATTGCTCGAAGCGCTCGAGGCCCGGCCGTTGCTGGATCTCGGCCTGCGGTTGGGGGAGGGCAGTGGCGCCGCTGCGGCCGTGCCGCTGTTGCGACTGGCGTGCGCGCTGCATGCGGGCATGGCCACGTTCGAGCAGGCCGGCGTGTCCATCGCGGATTCGCAATGA
- the cobD gene encoding threonine-phosphate decarboxylase CobD codes for MLEHGGRLLRAARRYGIAPDRWLDLSTGISPFAWPVPAVPATAWHRLPEDDDGLIEAAQDYYGAPQVLSVAGTQAAIQALPRLRIPCRVGVIEPGYAEHAHAWRRSGHAVETLPADALLASRERFDVIVLIHPNNPGGDRFDRSTLLALHESLSARGGWLVVDEAFMDATPERSLCADTAHPGLIVFRSVGKFFGLAGARAGFVCATRAVLDPLRDLLGPWTVAGPTRYVLKHALTDREWHADARVKLADTGDRLRRLLDAHALTPSAGCAFFQWRRDARAPALHEALASCGILTRLFESPASLRFGLPPDEAGFTRLDLALAQVMS; via the coding sequence ATGCTTGAGCACGGTGGCCGGCTGCTGCGCGCGGCGCGTCGTTACGGAATAGCGCCCGATCGATGGCTCGATCTGTCCACGGGCATCAGTCCATTCGCGTGGCCCGTACCCGCAGTGCCGGCGACGGCATGGCACCGCCTGCCCGAAGACGACGATGGCCTCATCGAAGCGGCGCAAGACTATTACGGCGCACCGCAGGTTTTGTCCGTTGCCGGTACGCAGGCGGCGATCCAGGCGCTGCCGCGGCTGCGCATCCCGTGTCGCGTTGGCGTGATCGAGCCGGGCTACGCCGAACACGCGCACGCGTGGCGACGTTCCGGCCACGCGGTGGAAACATTGCCCGCCGATGCATTGCTGGCCTCGCGCGAACGCTTCGACGTGATCGTGCTGATCCATCCCAACAACCCGGGTGGCGATCGCTTTGATCGCTCCACACTGCTTGCGTTGCATGAGAGTCTGTCCGCGCGTGGGGGCTGGCTGGTGGTGGACGAAGCCTTCATGGATGCGACACCCGAGCGCAGCCTGTGCGCCGACACCGCACATCCCGGTCTCATCGTGTTCCGGTCGGTCGGCAAGTTCTTCGGACTGGCGGGAGCGCGTGCAGGGTTCGTGTGCGCCACGCGCGCGGTGCTCGATCCGCTGCGGGACCTGCTCGGGCCGTGGACGGTCGCTGGCCCGACACGGTACGTGCTGAAGCACGCGCTGACCGATCGCGAGTGGCATGCCGACGCGCGTGTGAAGCTGGCCGATACGGGCGACCGGCTCCGGCGCCTGCTCGACGCGCACGCACTCACGCCGTCGGCAGGATGTGCGTTCTTCCAGTGGCGTCGGGACGCGCGCGCCCCGGCGTTGCACGAGGCGCTGGCATCGTGCGGCATCCTCACGCGCCTGTTCGAGTCACCAGCGAGCCTGCGTTTCGGCCTGCCTCCGGATGAGGCCGGATTCACGCGGCTGGATCTCGCGCTCGCCCAGGTGATGTCGTGA